The following are encoded together in the Pseudoalteromonas ruthenica genome:
- a CDS encoding PilZ domain-containing protein: MSNEKSELFAEFFQIQESVNVVVESIESALVPTDADALERDIPPLFRLANEVNTLEQSALRPLRLLGETANELAHYLSLQSRKIDLILSHILMQESTDQPNERCQSYGGSGFTLRREQPMEVGQYVRCKLFLEQEAAAIYCYGEVIEVDTQVDGCLHKILFATIREQDQELLVRASLHAQTRQLKKRHEQLREN, encoded by the coding sequence ATGAGCAATGAAAAAAGCGAGTTATTCGCCGAGTTTTTTCAAATTCAAGAAAGCGTGAATGTCGTCGTAGAGAGCATAGAATCCGCCCTCGTTCCCACCGATGCCGACGCTCTAGAGCGCGATATCCCGCCGCTTTTTCGGCTCGCCAATGAAGTCAATACGCTCGAACAATCAGCGCTTCGACCGCTGCGACTGCTCGGTGAAACCGCCAATGAACTCGCCCACTACTTATCACTGCAGTCCCGTAAAATCGATCTCATTCTTAGCCATATTTTAATGCAGGAAAGTACCGACCAACCCAATGAACGCTGCCAAAGCTATGGTGGCTCAGGGTTTACCTTACGACGTGAACAGCCAATGGAGGTTGGCCAGTATGTGCGGTGTAAGTTGTTTTTAGAGCAAGAGGCCGCCGCCATCTATTGCTATGGCGAAGTCATTGAGGTCGATACCCAGGTCGATGGCTGCTTGCACAAGATTCTTTTTGCTACCATTCGCGAGCAAGACCAAGAACTTCTCGTACGTGCCAGTTTACACGCTCAGACTCGACAACTGAAAAAACGCCATGAACAGCTACGCGAAAATTAA
- the mfd gene encoding transcription-repair coupling factor: MQLAQFIELPWVKTQQDKIKWGQLHGSALALSIGEAVKQHQQLVVLVTPDTPSALKLEHELHATLSRDEVMVFPDWETLPYDHFSPHQDIVSTRLHTLSRLNNISHGVLIVPVATLMLRAAPKEFIYGNAIVYQVGDTLNIDKLRKQLDDAGYIHTQQVMAHGEYAVRGSVVDLFAMGQNAPVRFDLFDDEIDSMSHFDVDSQRSSDNISHINLLPAHEFGTTDSDIERFRIQYREAFGASAEQDSVYMQVSKGALPAGIEYYLPLFFEHLGTLFDYLPEQAVFMHMGDTQHGAQQFLDDVHSRYESRKVDPLRPLLPPNQLYLPIEELNQQCKAYPRIDLSQAKLPTKVGYFNLPCEPLPEVRIDHSKQPPYGAFLDYAVEQKRQGARIVLCVESDGRREALLTLLKPSGLKIRAFDTLAQCLDSDADISLLVAPFEQSVVLTHNARVSLITEQELLGIRVSQRRRRKHKHQASSDALIRNLAELKEGQPIVHLDHGVGRYVGLETLDAAGVATEFVTIMYANDAKLYVPVSALHMLSRYSGGEEASAPLHKLGSDAWEKAKRRAAEKVRDVAAELLDIYAKRQAKPGYKFALDDVGYRQFSDNFVFEATDDQQNAIDAVLSDMQSKNAMDRLVCGDVGFGKTEVAMRAAYTAVADSKQVAVLVPTTLLAQQHFENFRDRFADFPVEVDILSRFKSTKEQNATLAKIKDGQVDIVIGTHKLLQENIKFADLGLLIVDEEHRFGVRQKEKIKALRADVDILTLTATPIPRTLNMAMSGMRDLSIIATPPAKRLAVKTFVRQRDDDMIREAILREIKRGGQVYFLHNNVETIERTAEDIRKVVPEASVAVAHGQMRERELESLMSEFYHQRFNVLVCTTIIETGIDIPSANTIIMDRADRLGLAQLHQLRGRVGRSHHQAYAYLLTPGPKAMSKDAQKRLEAIESLEDLGAGFTLATHDLEIRGAGELLGDEQSGQIQTIGFSMYMEMLEQAVEALKNGQEPTLDKLIKSHTEVDIKLAALLPNDYISDVNLRLGLYKRIASASDFDALDELKVELIDRFGLLPDATKNLFAVQQLKIRAGALGITKVEANPKGGYFEFSEQTKVSPEFIIGLIQADPQHYRMEGANRLRFMIDEANAQERLKLITAMIADFEAKVGSK; this comes from the coding sequence ATGCAGTTAGCGCAGTTCATTGAATTGCCTTGGGTAAAGACACAACAAGACAAAATAAAGTGGGGCCAGCTACATGGCAGTGCCCTCGCTCTGAGCATTGGCGAAGCGGTTAAGCAACATCAGCAGTTAGTGGTGTTAGTGACACCGGACACCCCTAGTGCGTTGAAGCTAGAGCATGAATTACATGCTACCTTGAGCCGTGATGAAGTGATGGTTTTTCCTGATTGGGAAACATTGCCTTATGATCATTTCTCACCTCATCAAGACATTGTCTCTACCCGGCTGCATACCCTCAGTCGTTTGAACAATATCAGCCACGGCGTGCTGATTGTGCCCGTTGCCACGCTCATGCTGCGTGCTGCGCCGAAAGAATTTATTTACGGCAATGCCATTGTTTATCAGGTTGGTGACACGCTTAACATCGACAAGCTGCGCAAACAGCTTGATGATGCCGGTTACATCCATACTCAGCAGGTGATGGCCCATGGTGAGTATGCGGTGCGCGGCTCGGTGGTCGACTTATTCGCAATGGGTCAAAACGCGCCTGTGCGTTTTGATTTGTTCGATGATGAAATAGACAGCATGAGTCACTTTGATGTCGACAGCCAGCGCTCCAGCGATAATATAAGCCACATCAATTTATTACCGGCGCATGAATTTGGCACCACGGATAGCGACATTGAACGTTTTCGTATCCAATACCGCGAGGCTTTTGGTGCCAGTGCCGAGCAAGACTCGGTATATATGCAAGTCAGCAAAGGCGCCCTGCCTGCGGGTATTGAGTACTACCTGCCGCTATTTTTTGAGCACTTGGGCACCTTATTTGATTATCTACCCGAGCAAGCGGTATTTATGCATATGGGCGATACCCAACATGGTGCCCAGCAGTTTTTAGATGATGTGCACAGCCGCTATGAAAGCCGTAAAGTAGACCCTCTGCGACCGCTGTTACCACCTAACCAGCTCTACTTGCCCATTGAAGAGTTAAACCAGCAGTGCAAAGCCTATCCGCGCATTGATTTATCGCAAGCGAAGCTGCCAACCAAAGTCGGCTACTTTAATCTTCCCTGCGAGCCGTTGCCCGAGGTACGCATAGATCACAGTAAGCAGCCTCCCTATGGCGCCTTTTTAGATTATGCCGTAGAGCAAAAACGCCAAGGCGCGCGTATCGTGCTGTGCGTAGAATCCGATGGCCGTCGTGAAGCGCTACTAACGTTGCTCAAACCCAGCGGCTTGAAAATCCGCGCCTTTGATACCTTGGCACAATGCCTAGACAGCGACGCGGATATTTCTTTACTAGTGGCACCTTTTGAGCAAAGCGTGGTGCTAACTCACAATGCCCGTGTCAGTTTAATCACCGAACAAGAACTGCTCGGGATCCGCGTGTCACAACGCCGCCGCCGTAAACATAAACACCAGGCCAGCAGTGATGCACTGATCCGCAACTTAGCGGAACTCAAAGAAGGTCAGCCAATCGTTCATTTAGACCACGGTGTGGGCCGCTATGTGGGCTTAGAAACGTTGGACGCAGCAGGTGTTGCCACGGAATTCGTCACCATCATGTATGCCAATGACGCCAAGCTTTATGTACCGGTATCGGCATTGCATATGCTCAGTCGTTATTCCGGGGGAGAAGAAGCCAGCGCGCCATTACATAAACTTGGCTCTGATGCTTGGGAGAAAGCCAAACGCCGCGCTGCCGAGAAAGTCCGTGATGTGGCCGCTGAGCTGCTCGATATTTATGCCAAACGCCAAGCTAAGCCAGGCTATAAGTTTGCTCTCGATGATGTCGGTTATCGACAATTCAGCGATAATTTTGTGTTTGAGGCCACCGACGATCAGCAAAATGCTATTGATGCCGTGCTCAGCGATATGCAAAGCAAAAATGCCATGGATCGCTTGGTCTGTGGTGATGTCGGTTTTGGTAAAACCGAAGTGGCGATGCGCGCAGCCTACACTGCCGTTGCCGACTCTAAGCAAGTGGCGGTATTGGTGCCCACCACACTGTTGGCGCAGCAGCACTTTGAGAACTTCCGTGACCGCTTTGCCGACTTCCCTGTGGAAGTCGATATTTTGTCACGGTTCAAATCCACGAAAGAGCAAAATGCCACCTTAGCCAAAATAAAAGATGGCCAAGTCGATATTGTTATCGGCACCCATAAGTTGTTGCAAGAAAACATTAAGTTCGCCGACCTTGGTTTACTTATTGTCGATGAAGAGCACCGTTTTGGGGTGCGTCAAAAAGAAAAAATTAAGGCCCTGCGTGCAGATGTCGATATTCTCACCCTAACGGCCACGCCAATTCCGCGAACCTTAAACATGGCCATGAGTGGCATGCGTGACTTATCCATTATTGCCACGCCGCCAGCCAAACGTTTAGCGGTGAAGACCTTTGTACGCCAACGAGACGATGACATGATCCGTGAAGCTATTTTGCGGGAAATTAAACGCGGTGGTCAGGTGTATTTCCTCCATAATAACGTTGAAACCATCGAGCGCACTGCCGAGGATATTCGCAAAGTCGTGCCTGAAGCCAGTGTCGCGGTCGCCCACGGTCAAATGCGCGAGCGTGAACTAGAAAGCCTAATGAGCGAGTTTTACCATCAACGCTTTAATGTGTTGGTGTGTACCACCATCATAGAGACCGGCATTGATATCCCCAGTGCTAATACTATTATTATGGACCGCGCGGATCGTCTCGGCTTAGCGCAATTGCACCAGTTGCGCGGGCGCGTTGGCCGCAGCCACCACCAGGCCTATGCCTATTTGCTCACCCCGGGCCCTAAAGCGATGTCGAAAGACGCGCAAAAACGCTTAGAGGCCATCGAGTCCCTTGAAGACCTCGGTGCGGGCTTCACCTTGGCCACCCATGACTTAGAAATTCGCGGCGCCGGTGAACTACTTGGCGATGAGCAAAGCGGGCAAATCCAGACCATCGGGTTTAGCATGTACATGGAGATGTTAGAGCAAGCGGTGGAAGCGCTAAAAAATGGCCAAGAACCCACCCTAGATAAGCTGATTAAATCACACACCGAAGTCGATATTAAACTGGCTGCGCTATTGCCCAATGATTATATCAGTGATGTTAATCTACGCTTGGGGCTTTATAAGCGTATCGCCAGTGCCAGTGATTTTGATGCCCTTGATGAGCTGAAGGTCGAACTTATTGACCGTTTCGGCCTACTCCCTGATGCCACCAAGAATTTATTTGCCGTACAACAACTGAAAATCCGCGCCGGGGCCTTGGGTATCACTAAGGTTGAGGCCAACCCCAAAGGCGGGTACTTTGAATTTAGTGAACAGACCAAGGTTAGCCCCGAGTTTATTATTGGTTTAATTCAAGCTGATCCACAGCACTATAGAATGGAAGGCGCCAATCGGTTACGCTTTATGATTGATGAAGCCAATGCTCAAGAGCGCTTAAAACTGATCACCGCGATGATTGCGGATTTCGAAGCCAAGGTAGGAAGTAAATGA
- the ccoN gene encoding cytochrome-c oxidase, cbb3-type subunit I, translated as MSQTVASQTEYNYKVVRQFAIMTVIWGIVGMSVGVLIAAQLAWPALNFDTPWLTYSRLRPLHTNAVIFAFGTSALFATSYYVVQRTCQTRLFSDKLAAFTFWGWQLVIVLAAITLPMGITSSKEYAELEWPIDILIAVVWVSYAVVFFGTLIKRKVSHIYVANWFYAGFIITVAVLHIVNSMAVPVSLTKSYSIYAGAVDAMVQWWYGHNAVGFLLTAGFLGMMYYFVPKQAGRPVYSYRLSVVHFWALVSLYIWAGPHHLHYTALPDWTQSLGMVMSVILFVPSWGGMINGIMTLSGAWHKLRTDPVLRFLVVSLSFYGMSTFEGPMMAIKSVNALSHYTDWTVGHVHSGALGWVAMISIGAIYHLIPALFGHGRMYSIKLVNTHFWLHTVGVVLYIVAMWISGVMQGLMWRAVNEDGTLMYSFVQSLEASYPFYIMRFLGGVFIVTGMLVMAYNCYRTIAAKKGAIADDTQAQPA; from the coding sequence ATGAGCCAAACAGTAGCATCACAAACTGAGTACAACTATAAAGTTGTTCGCCAATTCGCTATTATGACAGTGATTTGGGGCATCGTTGGCATGAGTGTCGGTGTTCTGATTGCCGCCCAGCTTGCCTGGCCAGCGTTGAACTTCGATACCCCATGGCTAACTTACTCTCGACTTCGTCCGTTACATACGAACGCAGTTATCTTCGCTTTCGGCACCAGTGCCCTTTTTGCAACGTCTTACTACGTTGTACAACGCACCTGCCAAACCCGTCTTTTCTCCGACAAACTCGCGGCCTTCACATTCTGGGGCTGGCAACTTGTCATCGTACTTGCAGCAATTACCTTACCTATGGGTATTACTAGCTCAAAAGAGTACGCTGAGCTTGAGTGGCCAATTGATATTCTGATTGCCGTCGTGTGGGTCTCGTATGCCGTGGTGTTCTTCGGCACGCTAATCAAGCGTAAGGTGTCACACATTTACGTGGCAAACTGGTTCTATGCTGGTTTCATTATCACGGTCGCCGTTTTACACATTGTAAACAGCATGGCTGTTCCGGTCTCGCTGACCAAGTCATACTCCATTTATGCCGGTGCAGTTGATGCCATGGTGCAATGGTGGTACGGCCACAACGCAGTAGGTTTCCTACTGACAGCGGGCTTCCTTGGGATGATGTACTACTTCGTTCCTAAACAAGCGGGGCGTCCTGTGTACTCTTACCGTTTATCGGTTGTACACTTCTGGGCACTTGTCTCTCTTTACATTTGGGCTGGTCCTCACCACCTACACTACACGGCTCTGCCAGATTGGACACAGTCGCTAGGTATGGTGATGTCGGTGATCTTATTCGTACCTTCATGGGGCGGCATGATCAACGGTATCATGACCCTATCGGGCGCGTGGCACAAATTGCGCACTGACCCAGTACTGCGTTTCTTGGTGGTCTCACTGTCATTCTACGGCATGTCGACTTTCGAAGGCCCGATGATGGCTATCAAATCAGTAAACGCCCTATCTCACTACACTGACTGGACCGTAGGTCACGTACACTCTGGTGCGCTTGGTTGGGTAGCGATGATTTCTATTGGTGCAATCTATCACCTAATCCCGGCATTGTTCGGCCATGGTCGCATGTACAGCATCAAGCTGGTTAACACGCATTTCTGGCTACACACTGTGGGCGTTGTACTTTACATCGTGGCAATGTGGATTTCAGGTGTAATGCAGGGTCTAATGTGGCGTGCAGTGAACGAAGACGGCACCTTAATGTACAGCTTCGTACAATCACTAGAAGCGTCTTATCCCTTCTACATCATGCGTTTCCTAGGCGGTGTATTCATCGTAACGGGTATGTTGGTTATGGCTTATAACTGTTATCGCACCATTGCTGCCAAAAAAGGCGCAATCGCTGACGATACACAGGCACAACCAGCTTAA
- a CDS encoding agmatine deiminase family protein: MTFRLLPEWHQQDAVMLTWPHSNTDWAANLVAVESVYLALCDHISQRQKLLIVVDNEALEAHIRSRLTAQHTDLNQVRFVRAQCNDTWARDHGPLTLSDGTGLKALDCQFTAWGGKYAAEKDNAINQQVFAQALSAQVNVERSEFILEGGAVEINEHGVLLSTRQCVHNENRNQQLSAAQIDSTLAQLLGAQKILWLEHGYLAGDDTDSHIDTLVRFAPNNVLVYVHCDDPNDEHYQALGAMREELVALRGLDNEPYHLIALPWPRPITNAEGQRLPATYANYLIINGAVLVPTYNDPHDAVALKQIAKAYPEREVIGIDCRALIEQFGSLHCITMQLPHGFLEER; this comes from the coding sequence ATGACGTTTAGACTCCTCCCTGAGTGGCATCAGCAGGATGCCGTGATGTTAACCTGGCCGCATTCGAATACCGATTGGGCGGCGAATTTGGTGGCTGTTGAGAGCGTGTATTTAGCGCTGTGCGATCATATTAGCCAACGTCAAAAGCTGCTTATCGTTGTCGACAATGAAGCCCTTGAAGCCCATATTCGCTCTCGATTAACGGCACAACACACCGATTTGAATCAGGTGCGTTTTGTCCGCGCTCAGTGCAACGATACGTGGGCGCGTGACCATGGCCCACTGACCCTAAGTGATGGCACTGGGCTAAAAGCCCTCGACTGTCAGTTTACCGCTTGGGGCGGTAAATATGCAGCCGAGAAAGACAATGCCATTAACCAGCAAGTATTCGCTCAAGCCCTTAGCGCTCAAGTAAACGTAGAGCGCAGTGAATTTATCCTTGAAGGCGGCGCCGTTGAAATCAACGAGCACGGGGTGCTGTTGAGTACCCGTCAATGTGTTCACAATGAGAACCGCAACCAACAGTTATCGGCCGCACAAATCGACAGCACCTTAGCGCAACTACTAGGAGCACAAAAAATCCTGTGGTTAGAGCACGGCTACTTAGCTGGCGATGATACCGACTCCCACATTGATACTTTAGTGCGTTTTGCTCCAAATAATGTGCTGGTTTACGTGCATTGTGACGACCCTAACGATGAGCACTATCAGGCTTTGGGCGCGATGCGTGAGGAGCTCGTGGCACTAAGAGGGCTCGATAATGAGCCTTATCACCTTATTGCCCTCCCCTGGCCCAGGCCCATCACCAACGCCGAGGGTCAGCGCTTACCGGCCACCTATGCGAATTATTTAATTATCAATGGCGCGGTGTTGGTGCCAACCTATAACGACCCACATGATGCCGTGGCGCTTAAGCAAATCGCCAAGGCGTATCCTGAGCGTGAGGTGATCGGTATCGATTGTCGCGCGCTGATTGAACAATTTGGCAGCTTACACTGTATAACCATGCAACTACCGCATGGCTTTTTGGAGGAACGATGA
- a CDS encoding carbon-nitrogen hydrolase: MSAPTQQSLRVALVQQQNTAERDYNLTQSINGIREAAAQGAQLVVLQELHTGLYFCQSEDVEQFDLAETIPGQSTQVFGELAKELGVMIVASLFERRAAGLYHNTAVVLETDGSIAGKYRKMHIPDDPGFYEKFYFTPGDLGFEPIKTSLGTLGVLVCWDQWFPEAARLMATKGAEILIYPTAIGWDKNDDAAEQQRQQDAWVISQRAHAVANGVYVISANRTGFEADPSGHSAGIDFWGHSFIAGPQGELLAKACDDKPEVLVAELDLQRGEKVRRIWPYLRDRRIDHYGDLTKLYRD, from the coding sequence ATGAGCGCCCCAACCCAACAATCATTGCGCGTTGCCTTGGTGCAACAGCAAAATACCGCCGAGCGTGATTACAACCTAACACAGTCTATTAACGGCATTCGTGAAGCAGCCGCGCAAGGCGCCCAACTGGTGGTCCTGCAGGAGCTTCATACTGGCTTATATTTTTGTCAAAGCGAAGATGTCGAGCAATTTGATTTGGCTGAGACCATACCTGGTCAGAGCACGCAAGTCTTTGGCGAGCTTGCAAAAGAGCTTGGGGTGATGATTGTTGCCTCACTGTTCGAGCGTCGCGCAGCCGGCTTGTACCACAACACCGCCGTGGTGCTGGAAACGGATGGCAGTATTGCTGGTAAGTATCGCAAAATGCATATTCCTGATGACCCCGGGTTTTATGAGAAGTTTTACTTCACGCCCGGTGATTTAGGGTTTGAGCCAATAAAAACCTCGCTGGGCACCTTAGGGGTGTTGGTATGTTGGGATCAATGGTTTCCAGAGGCAGCGCGATTAATGGCTACTAAAGGCGCTGAAATCTTGATTTATCCGACCGCCATTGGCTGGGATAAAAATGATGACGCTGCTGAGCAACAACGCCAGCAAGATGCCTGGGTTATTTCCCAGCGCGCCCACGCAGTGGCCAATGGTGTCTATGTTATCAGTGCCAACCGCACCGGCTTTGAGGCCGATCCAAGCGGCCACAGCGCCGGAATCGATTTCTGGGGTCACTCATTTATCGCTGGGCCGCAGGGTGAGTTACTGGCTAAAGCCTGTGATGATAAACCCGAGGTATTAGTGGCAGAGCTCGATTTACAGCGCGGCGAAAAAGTCCGTCGCATTTGGCCCTACCTACGCGATCGCCGCATCGATCATTATGGTGATTTAACCAAACTTTATCGCGATTAA
- a CDS encoding TonB-dependent receptor, translating into MKKTQLGLAVAAALPMFSSVQAIAADSSAEAIEKIQVTGSRIKRADMETASPVTLIGADDIKAMGATSIDSVLQKMTATGGAMTNPGINNGSGGNARIDLRGLGSQRTLVLVNGRRMINSGTGAASTVDLNTIPVSMIKSVEVLKDGASAVYGTDAVAGVVNIILKDNFEGLDMNLNTAMSGEGDAEESSFDVTLGSSFDRGNVVIGMQYTDRGEASQGDRDFSTCPLAEGANGLYCTGSSYNEGGHIWNGNGEKGKTVNAKGEDIEVSLIDDNGVTGRGGEYHRYGNEDAYNYSPASYLYTPMERLNLTGIATYDLTDDTRLFSEFTYTKRWSEQQMAPQPVWFDFDYTEAMGDALLSQSYDKRVDLDGDGYLDKDADGNYVTQETNYQYGDTISYGRRMSDTGARFFEQSVDTVRAVIGAEGFIGDYAWDVSANFGRNDSVDKLSNLHNMGAIQDQITEGTFNPIDQAAWVSEEFRKNVYTEVNNGGSQLFILSASVSGEMFEMPAGYSAFAAGVERRQEKAWYTPDSLTAQGLANDPPVEPTSGGFDVNEAYVEFALPLLADVPFAEMVDLSAAIRAFDYSTFGSDETWKLGLTWKVNEELMLRSVVSTAFRAPTVDELYSGNSPSFEQITFPGAQDQAEVTVGGNQDLTPEEADTLTAGLVYEPSWFEGFSMTFDYYDIEIENAIASVSSETILQQCLATTDNANSALCQSANVTMDSTGRVKFNNQLQNIGSEQTSGYDINLAYTFEAAGLNWRTSLDTTVLDEYVVEVDGTITDYAGLITAGDGGFAELKSNFTLNIAGDNWDMQYQARYINGMDSQNCLADPAACYAPTTPSVTYHDLSGSYIVSDMVTLTGGVNNLFDKQPPYYSGNNDSNTDPYTYDVLGRRFFAGVNVKF; encoded by the coding sequence ATAAAAAAGACACAACTAGGGCTAGCCGTTGCTGCGGCACTGCCTATGTTCTCAAGTGTTCAAGCAATTGCGGCAGATTCTTCAGCTGAAGCAATTGAAAAAATTCAAGTGACCGGCTCACGCATCAAGCGTGCCGACATGGAAACTGCTAGCCCAGTTACATTGATTGGCGCCGATGACATCAAAGCGATGGGCGCAACCAGCATCGACAGCGTTTTGCAAAAAATGACTGCGACCGGCGGTGCCATGACCAACCCAGGTATCAACAATGGTTCAGGCGGTAACGCGCGTATCGACCTACGTGGTCTTGGTTCTCAGCGTACGCTAGTACTTGTAAATGGTCGTCGTATGATTAACTCTGGTACTGGTGCAGCGTCAACTGTTGACCTTAACACTATCCCAGTATCAATGATTAAATCAGTTGAAGTACTGAAAGATGGCGCATCTGCAGTATATGGTACTGACGCGGTAGCGGGTGTTGTTAACATCATCCTTAAAGACAACTTCGAAGGTCTAGACATGAACCTTAACACTGCGATGAGCGGTGAAGGTGATGCAGAAGAAAGCTCATTCGACGTTACACTAGGTAGTTCTTTTGACCGTGGTAACGTTGTAATCGGCATGCAATACACAGATCGTGGTGAAGCATCTCAAGGCGATCGTGATTTCTCTACCTGTCCTCTTGCTGAAGGTGCAAATGGCTTATATTGCACAGGTTCTTCGTACAACGAAGGCGGTCACATTTGGAACGGCAATGGTGAAAAAGGTAAAACTGTTAACGCTAAAGGCGAAGACATTGAAGTTTCACTTATTGACGACAATGGTGTAACTGGTCGCGGCGGTGAATATCATCGTTACGGCAACGAAGATGCTTACAACTACTCACCAGCTAGCTACCTTTACACGCCAATGGAGCGTTTAAACCTAACTGGTATCGCTACTTATGACCTAACTGATGACACTCGCCTATTCAGTGAGTTCACCTACACCAAGCGTTGGTCAGAGCAGCAAATGGCGCCTCAGCCAGTATGGTTTGACTTTGACTACACAGAAGCGATGGGCGATGCATTGCTAAGCCAAAGCTATGACAAGCGTGTAGACCTTGATGGTGACGGTTACCTAGATAAAGACGCTGATGGTAACTATGTAACTCAAGAAACAAATTACCAATACGGTGACACTATCTCTTACGGCCGCCGTATGAGCGATACTGGTGCACGTTTCTTCGAACAGTCTGTAGACACAGTTCGTGCAGTAATTGGTGCGGAAGGTTTCATTGGCGATTACGCATGGGATGTATCAGCTAACTTTGGTCGTAACGACTCAGTTGATAAGCTAAGCAACCTACACAACATGGGTGCTATCCAAGACCAAATCACTGAAGGTACTTTCAACCCAATCGATCAAGCAGCTTGGGTGTCGGAAGAATTCCGTAAAAACGTTTACACCGAAGTAAACAACGGCGGTAGCCAACTATTCATCTTGTCTGCGTCTGTATCTGGCGAAATGTTTGAAATGCCAGCGGGTTACTCAGCATTTGCAGCAGGTGTAGAGCGTCGTCAAGAAAAAGCATGGTACACGCCTGATTCACTAACAGCACAGGGTCTGGCCAACGATCCACCAGTTGAACCTACCTCAGGTGGCTTCGATGTAAACGAAGCATATGTAGAATTCGCTCTACCACTTCTTGCAGACGTGCCTTTTGCTGAAATGGTTGACCTAAGCGCAGCAATCCGTGCGTTCGACTACAGCACGTTCGGTAGCGATGAAACATGGAAACTAGGTCTTACTTGGAAAGTCAACGAAGAGCTAATGCTACGTAGTGTTGTTTCAACAGCATTCCGTGCGCCAACGGTTGACGAGCTATACTCTGGTAACTCTCCGTCATTCGAGCAGATCACCTTCCCAGGTGCGCAAGATCAAGCGGAAGTCACTGTAGGTGGTAACCAAGACTTGACTCCTGAAGAAGCTGATACGCTAACTGCAGGCCTAGTATACGAGCCAAGCTGGTTCGAAGGTTTCTCAATGACTTTCGATTACTACGATATCGAAATCGAAAATGCGATTGCTAGCGTGAGCTCAGAGACGATCCTTCAGCAGTGTCTTGCAACAACTGACAACGCGAATAGCGCACTATGTCAGTCAGCAAACGTTACTATGGACTCAACTGGCCGTGTTAAATTCAATAACCAGCTACAAAATATCGGTTCAGAGCAAACTTCTGGCTACGATATTAACCTAGCATACACGTTTGAAGCAGCAGGTCTTAACTGGCGCACAAGCCTAGACACAACAGTTCTTGATGAGTATGTTGTTGAAGTAGACGGCACTATCACTGATTATGCTGGCTTAATTACAGCTGGCGACGGTGGTTTTGCAGAGTTGAAGTCTAACTTCACTCTAAACATCGCTGGTGATAACTGGGATATGCAGTATCAAGCTCGTTACATTAACGGTATGGATAGCCAAAACTGTTTGGCAGACCCAGCAGCTTGTTACGCACCAACTACGCCAAGCGTGACTTATCATGACCTAAGCGGTTCATACATCGTTTCTGACATGGTTACTTTAACAGGTGGTGTGAACAACTTGTTTGACAAGCAACCTCCATACTACTCAGGTAACAATGACTCAAACACTGACCCGTACACTTATGATGTACTAGGTCGTCGCTTCTTCGCAGGTGTGAACGTTAAGTTCTAA
- a CDS encoding CsiV family protein codes for MIRIMATLMAACFSSLSYAADGRWFEIEVLVFSQPDALISETLANDNAKLDDYHSNDDIITEGYITTLTKQCLAGQIDPPTTPAKPLLASDNQVSAACEYSKEDFSALTRLPQVVDGEVYEHTDTPYVLAQSQLQFSDKRDQLARIGRQVLLHTGWRFPGQSKRTAPKFRLYGGELIARVPKNVPNSADFLSPIRPEYNLIWQLDGFLKVHLNHYLYITSALTLRQTGDTETHLSGEFSQFRRVISGEIHYFDHPQLGMLVQIRRFNH; via the coding sequence ATGATAAGAATAATGGCCACGCTGATGGCAGCCTGTTTTAGTAGCCTGAGTTACGCCGCCGATGGGCGCTGGTTCGAAATTGAGGTGTTGGTGTTTAGCCAACCTGATGCGTTAATCAGTGAGACCTTAGCGAATGACAATGCCAAGCTCGATGATTATCACAGTAATGACGATATTATCACTGAGGGCTATATCACGACGCTCACCAAGCAGTGCTTAGCGGGGCAGATTGACCCACCCACTACGCCTGCCAAACCTCTGCTCGCAAGTGATAACCAAGTATCGGCAGCGTGTGAATACAGCAAAGAGGATTTTAGCGCACTGACCCGTTTACCTCAGGTCGTCGATGGTGAGGTGTATGAACATACCGACACGCCTTATGTGCTAGCCCAATCGCAATTGCAATTTAGCGATAAGCGTGATCAACTGGCGCGCATTGGTAGGCAAGTGCTTTTGCACACAGGTTGGCGCTTTCCTGGGCAATCGAAACGAACGGCCCCTAAGTTCCGCTTGTACGGGGGGGAGCTAATTGCTCGAGTGCCAAAAAATGTGCCTAATAGCGCAGATTTTTTGAGCCCAATACGTCCGGAATATAACTTAATTTGGCAGTTAGATGGCTTTTTAAAGGTGCATCTAAACCATTACCTCTATATTACCTCGGCGTTAACATTGCGTCAGACTGGGGATACAGAAACACACTTGAGTGGCGAGTTTTCGCAATTTCGTCGTGTTATTTCCGGCGAAATCCATTATTTTGACCACCCACAACTAGGCATGCTGGTGCAAATAAGGCGCTTTAACCATTAA